GGACGGTGGCGGTACGGCCCGGCACGGAGACGGACACGTCGGGCGGGGCTCCGCGCCCGGCCCGGCCGACCCAGGCCGTCTCCAGCGCGTCCCGGGCGGCCCGGGCGGCGATCTTCGCGAACACCCGGTCGGCGATCCGCAGGCTGCCCCGTCGGCCGTCCGCCGCCGACGGCGCGACCACGGCCGGCATCAGCGGCGCCGGTCGCGGCCGCGCAGCAGATCGCCCAGGTCGCCGAGGTCGATGTCGCCCTCCAGCAGGCGGCCCGCCACGAAGCCGATCGCACCGAGGACGGCCACCAGCAGGAAGGCCGCGAACCCGCCGAAGTAACCGGCGAAGCCCAGGGCCATTCCCACCACCAGGCCGACGATGGCCAGGTTCATCCACTGCTCCTCGTATGTGCCGGCAACCGCCGGGGATGGGCGCGACCTTTACCGCTACTGCAACTTGGGCCGCTGGCCGGACGGCACCGGCTCCTCGTCCTCGTCGATGTCCGGCTCGTCCGGCAGGTGCACGTCGTTGACCGCGATGTTCACCTCCACCACCTCCAGACCGGTCATCCGCTCGACCGCGCTGATGATGTTCTCCCGTACCTGGGTGGCGAGCCGGGGGATCACCACGCCGTACTCGACGACCAGGGCGATGTCGATGGCGGTCTGCTTCTCGCCGACCTCGGCCTTGATGCCCCGCCCCATGCTCGACTTGTTGCCGGGCACCTTGTCGCGCATCGCGCCGAAGGTGCGGGACAGTCCGGAGCCCAGGGCGTGGATGCCGGAAACCTCGCGGGCGGCCATGCCGGCGATCTTCTCCACCACTCCCACCGCCAGTGCGGTGCGTCCCCGCTCCGCGGACGGATTCGATCCGCCCGACGATCCGGTGGAGGGGTTGGCGGTGCCGGCGGCGGTGTTCTTGTGCAGCGCGTTGGGCGTCGGCGTGTCGGGCATGAGGGGATCTCCTGTCGTTGCGTGTCCAGCTATATCGCAATTCATCCCAACTCTGGCATTCCGCCACGTAACGCGCTCCCGGAAAGCACGGACGGCCCGCACCCCCACCGGGGCCGGGCCGTCCGTGTGCCGCCCGGTCGGGCGGCGGGATCCGCGGTCAGTCGCCGATGCCGGCCAGATCCCGCATCCGCCGGGCCTGTGCCACCCGTTCGGCCGAACGCTGCTCGTCGAAGGAGCGGGAGCCGGCGCCCTGGAGCAGCGCCTTGGTCTCGATCACCGCGTTGCGCGGGGCCGCCAGCAGCGCGGCCGCGAGATCCCCGACGGCGGCGTCGAGCTCGGCGGCGGGCACCGCGAGGTTGGCCAGACCGGTCGCCACCGCCTCCTCGGCGCCGACCCAGCGGCCGGTCACGCAGATCTCCAGCGCCCTTGCGTAGCCGACGAGTTCGGTCAGCGGCTTGGTGCCGGCCAGATCCGGCACGAGGCCCAGCGAGGTCTCCCGCATGGAGAACTGGACGTCGTCGGCGACCACCCGCAGGTCGCACCCGAGGGCCAGCTGGAAGCCGGCGCCCACCGCGTGCCCCTGGACCGCCGCGATGCTGATCAGATCCGGGCGGCGCCACCAGGTGAACGCCTCCTGGAAGCCCGCGATGGTGTCGTCGACGTCCTTGTCCTCGGCCGCGGCGAGCTGGAGGAAGTTCCGCTCGCCGGGGATGCCCTCGGGAGTGAACATCGCGCGGTCCAGGCCGGCCGAGAAGGAGACGCCCTCGGCCCGCAGGACGACCACCCGGACGGTACCGGGCAGGACGCGGCCGGCTTCGGCGAGTGCCCGCCACATCGCGGGCGACTGGGCGTTGCGACGCTTGGGCTGACAGAGCGTCACGTGCGCGACCGCGCCGTCGATCTCCAGTCGTACGCCGTCCTGCTCCCCGGGCTGGGCCTGCGGATCGGTGGCGGGAGTGGTCATGGGGCACCTCCGGCGGTGAGGGGGTCGCGCGACTGCGCGCCGCCGAGAGGGTGGCGGCGGACCACGGCCGGCGATGGGCGCGAAAGACCCCGCCGCCTGGCTACCGGAGAGTAACAAACTTGCGCCGGAGGTGACAGGGGCGCTCCGGCGGGCCCGTCGGCCCCCGCCGGGCGACCGGCTCCGGACATGACGATCGGCGGCCGGTTCGCCCGGTCCGGGGGCGGACGACCGTCGCGTCGTCTCCCCGGCCGGCGCACCGCCGCCGATTCATCCTGGGTCTCGGCCTCACGGCCGCGCACAGCGCCCGGCGCGGCGACCGTGACCCCCTCGGGCCCGTCCGGCCGTACCGCCCGTCGACATGACGGAGTGTCAGGAACCAGCTCCAGCAGTAGCCTTGTTCTTGCCCCGCGTGGCACCGCCGCGGCCCCGGAGGATCACTCCGGACTCGCTGAGCATGCGGTGCACGAAGCCGTACGAGCGACCGGTCTCCTCCGCCAGCGCGCGAATGCTCGCTCCGGAGTCGTATTTCTTCTTCAGATCGGCCGCGAGCTTCTCACGCGCGGCACCGGTTACCCGGCTGCCCTTTTTCAGAGTCTCGGCCACCCGTGCCTCCTCGTAGCGTTGCTCGGTCAGATTCCCATGATCACCCATCGACAGCATCCTGGCCACCCATTCGACAAGGTGGATGTCGCGAAGCGCGGGGCACCGGTGGTGATCGCAGCGCACAAGGGCGCTCACGCTGGGTGCACGCCCCCCTGACTCCGAGTGCCCCGGCGGGACGAAAGAGCTGATCAGCACGGCCGCCCCGGCACCTCGGAAGCGAAGGGCCCATGGAATCCCACACAAACGGAATCCCGGACCACTTCATTCCCGGACACACCGGGAGGACCAGTTCTTCTCGTACGGACGGCGGACCGGCGTCTACGTCGAACAGCCGGGCCGGGCATGACTGCGGCCCCGCGCACCGTGGTGCGCGGGGCCGCAGGCACCGCAGGGTGGAACGCGCCGTGGGTCAGGCCAGCGAGACCAGGTCCGCGTACGCCGGGCTCCAGAGGTCCTCGACGCCGTCCGGCAGCAGGATGATCCGCTCCGGCTGGAGCGCGTCCACCGCGCCCTCGTCGTGGGTGACCAGCACGACGGCGCCGCTGAACTCGCGCAGCGCGCCGAGGATCTCCTCCCGGCTGGCCGGGTCGAGGTTGTTGGTGGGCTCGTCGAGCAGCAGCACGTTGGCGCTGGAGACGACCAGCGAGGCCAGCGCGAGCCGGGTCTTCTCGCCACCGGAGAGCACCCCGGCCGGCTTGTCCACGTCGTCGCCGGAGAAGAGGAAGGAACCGAGGATCTTGCGGATCTGCACCAGGTCGGTGTCCGGCGCCGAGGATCGCATGTTCTCCAGCACCGTCCGCTCCGGGTCGAGCGTCTCGTGCTCCTGCGCGTAGTAGCCGATCTTCAGGCCGTGACCCGGGATGACCTCGCCGGTGTCCGGCGACTCGACGCCCGCGAGCATCCGCAGCAGGGTGGTCTTGCCGGCGCCGTTGAGACCGAGGATGACCACCCGCGAACCGCGGTCGATCGCCAGGCCGACGTCGGTGAAGATCTCCAGTGAGCCGTACGACTTGGACAGGCCCTCGGCCGTCAGCGGGGTCTTGCCGCAGGGCGCCGGATCCGGGAAGCGCAGCTTGGCGACCTTGTCCGAGACCCGGACCTGCTCCAGCCCGGCCAGCAGCTTCTCGGCGCGGCGGGCCATGTTCTGCGCGGCCACCGTCTTGGTCGCCTTGGCGCGCATCTTGTCCGCCTGGGAGTTGAGCGTCGCGGCCTTCTTCTCGGCGTTGGCGCGCTCGCGCTTGCGGCGCTTCTCGTCGTCCTCGCGCTGCTGCTTGTACTGCTTCCAGCCCATGTTGTAGATGTCGATCGCCGCGCGGTTGGCGTCCAGGTAGAACACCTTGTTGACGACCGTCTCGACCAGCTCGACATCGTGCGAGATCACGATGAAGCCGCCCTTGTACGTCTTCAGGAAGTCGCGCAGCCAGGCGATCGAGTCGGCGTCGAGGTGGTTGGTGGGCTCGTCGAGCAGCAGGATGTCGGCGTCCGAGAAGAGGATCCGGGCGAGCTCGACCCGGCGGCGCTGGCCACCGGAGAGGGTGTGCAGCTCCTGGCCGAGGATGCGGTCCGGCAGGCCGAGGGCGGCGGCGATGGTGGCGGCCTCGGCCTCGGCGGCGTACCCGCCCTTGGTGAGGAACTCGGTCTCCAGGTTGGAGTACTTCCTCATCGCCTTGTCGCGGGTGGCGCCCTTGCCGTTCGCCATCCGCTCCTCGTTCTCGCGCATCTTCTTCAGCACGGTGTCGAGGCCGCGGGCCGAGAGGATGCGGTCGCGGGCCAGCACGTCGAGGTCGCCGGTGCGCGGGTCCTGCGGGAGGTAGCCGACCTGGCCGGAGTTGGTGACCGACCCACCGGCCGGGATGCCCTCACCGGCCAGCACCTTGGTCAGCGTCGTCTTGCCGGCCCCGTTGCGACCGACCAGGCCGATCCGGTCGCCGGGGGCGATCCGGAAGCTGGCGGACTCGATCAGGACGCGGGCGCCGGCACGCAGTTCGAGGGCGTTCGCGGAAATCATGGCTGGGTACTCCTGGGACGTGGGCGGGCACGGGCACCCGGGGCACCCAGAGGCTGGGGCGGGTCCGGCGCGGCGGGGTTGGCGGGCGTCGTCACGGGGAACACGGCCGGCCGGGAACGCACCTCCGAGGTGCGCCGACCGGCTCGCCGTCCGCCCGTCAGTGCCCGGAGAAGTCAGCCATGGCGCCCAGTCTACCGGGCGCGGCGCGCGGCCCGGCCAGGGCGGCCGATTCGGCCGGTTCCGGCCCCTGCCGGCCCCGGCGCCCGGGGGTCACGGCGTCCGCCGCCGTCAGGGCCCCGGGTTCGGCGTCGCAGCGGTGCAGGCGCCCTGCGGCCGGACCGCCGCGAAGGGCTCGCTCACGCTGCCGCAGGCCGGCTCCGGGGCCGCCGCCTTCGTGTCGAAGACCCGGCTGCCGATGATCGGTCCGTCCTCGATCCGCACCCGCTGCCCGTCCAGGGCCCGCAGCTGGACGTCCGGGCCGGCGGCCAGGTTCCAGCCGGTGCTGTCGAGCCGGAACCCGGTGATCCCGCCGTACGCCGGGTGGCCGGTGCCGCCGCTCGCGGTGCAGCTGCGCGGAACCAGCACCGCGTAGTCCGTGTGGACGGTGCGGGTGGGGTCGTAGACGCAGGTCCCGGGCGGGCTGGAGTTGTACCGCAGATCACCGTCGGCGTCGCGGAAGCCCATCGTCAGCCCCGGGGTCACCACGGCCGCCCAGGCCGAGGCCTGGGTGGTGGCGTCCGGCGGCACGGTGTACAGCGCGACCGCGGCGCGCTCCACGGCGAGCTGCTTGCGCTGGGCGTCGGTGCGCTTGTCAGCGCTCGGCTCCCCGTCGCCGCGCAGCCACTCCGCGAGACCGGGCACCGCGCGGTGCCAGCGCACCGAGTGGTCGGACGGACGGACGGAGGTGACCAGGCCGTCGTCCCAGAGCACCACGGCGCTCTCGCCCGCCATCGCCAGGTAGAGCGCGGTGGCTCCCTCCCGGCGGTAGGACCAGGAGTGCTCGCCGGTGGCCGGATCGTACGCCTCCAGCCCCGGGCCCACCTTGAGTTCCAGACCGGCCGTGTCCAGCGACTGCGCGGTCACCGGGCTCGCGTCCGCACCACCGGGCTCCGCCACCCTGTCGCCGAACGGAACCGGCTTGTTGGCGTGCGCGGCCGCTCCCGCCAGGAGAACCAGCAG
The sequence above is drawn from the Kitasatospora sp. NBC_00315 genome and encodes:
- a CDS encoding Asp23/Gls24 family envelope stress response protein, with the protein product MPAVVAPSAADGRRGSLRIADRVFAKIAARAARDALETAWVGRAGRGAPPDVSVSVPGRTATVRVGVELPFPADLASLARAVRDRVAEQVVTLTGTRVAEVTVVVERLLPKTDGE
- a CDS encoding helix-turn-helix domain-containing protein, producing MAETLKKGSRVTGAAREKLAADLKKKYDSGASIRALAEETGRSYGFVHRMLSESGVILRGRGGATRGKNKATAGAGS
- a CDS encoding ABC-F family ATP-binding cassette domain-containing protein, whose translation is MISANALELRAGARVLIESASFRIAPGDRIGLVGRNGAGKTTLTKVLAGEGIPAGGSVTNSGQVGYLPQDPRTGDLDVLARDRILSARGLDTVLKKMRENEERMANGKGATRDKAMRKYSNLETEFLTKGGYAAEAEAATIAAALGLPDRILGQELHTLSGGQRRRVELARILFSDADILLLDEPTNHLDADSIAWLRDFLKTYKGGFIVISHDVELVETVVNKVFYLDANRAAIDIYNMGWKQYKQQREDDEKRRKRERANAEKKAATLNSQADKMRAKATKTVAAQNMARRAEKLLAGLEQVRVSDKVAKLRFPDPAPCGKTPLTAEGLSKSYGSLEIFTDVGLAIDRGSRVVILGLNGAGKTTLLRMLAGVESPDTGEVIPGHGLKIGYYAQEHETLDPERTVLENMRSSAPDTDLVQIRKILGSFLFSGDDVDKPAGVLSGGEKTRLALASLVVSSANVLLLDEPTNNLDPASREEILGALREFSGAVVLVTHDEGAVDALQPERIILLPDGVEDLWSPAYADLVSLA
- a CDS encoding enoyl-CoA hydratase/isomerase family protein, which produces MTTPATDPQAQPGEQDGVRLEIDGAVAHVTLCQPKRRNAQSPAMWRALAEAGRVLPGTVRVVVLRAEGVSFSAGLDRAMFTPEGIPGERNFLQLAAAEDKDVDDTIAGFQEAFTWWRRPDLISIAAVQGHAVGAGFQLALGCDLRVVADDVQFSMRETSLGLVPDLAGTKPLTELVGYARALEICVTGRWVGAEEAVATGLANLAVPAAELDAAVGDLAAALLAAPRNAVIETKALLQGAGSRSFDEQRSAERVAQARRMRDLAGIGD
- a CDS encoding Asp23/Gls24 family envelope stress response protein; its protein translation is MPDTPTPNALHKNTAAGTANPSTGSSGGSNPSAERGRTALAVGVVEKIAGMAAREVSGIHALGSGLSRTFGAMRDKVPGNKSSMGRGIKAEVGEKQTAIDIALVVEYGVVIPRLATQVRENIISAVERMTGLEVVEVNIAVNDVHLPDEPDIDEDEEPVPSGQRPKLQ